In a single window of the Olivibacter sp. SDN3 genome:
- a CDS encoding alpha-galactosidase, whose amino-acid sequence MKHKNILFSILFLTVGICTYEVSEGKKREIISDSDWLLSLSDHKSTAVKSADNKDLIIQNGLLKRVFRLAPNVVCYDYTNMVTGQQLIRAVKPEARIQINGEWYDIGGLNGQKENAYFLPEWLDELTANTNSFKFEDYKIADLKPLLPWKADKWWATNTQAAKGKEVVFEYSAPKALLPGLKVKVHYAIYDGLPLLSKWITVDNQTGASIKINQIIHEQLAVVEEESAVVGDVQDMYKQHGIYVESNFAFNNAMRYHLSDQTTHWKRDTTYTSQVNYDLNTPALLEIYPEKGVGVELVAEEQLTSIRTWELLMDSYDRERRGLAIRKMYRTIAPWTTANPIFMHLVSKNDEQVKTAVDQCAQTGYEAVILSFGSHIDMEDTTAENIARWRNLADYAHQQGVKIGGYSLFSSRKISEKHDVINPKTGKTGGAFFDNAPCFGSEWGIAYSQKIKTFFKKTGFDIWENDGPYPGDQCASTTHPGHQGLDDSQWKQLAMQKDLYHWLNERGVYINAPDWYFLDGSNKIALGYREVNFALPRENQQLLNRQNIYDGTWEQTPAMGWGFVPLTAYHGGGPEAVLEPLADHLDDYKQLMMQYYGAGIQACYRGPRLYDTEETKETVVEVINWYKQYREILNADIIHLRRADGRDWDGIFHVNPNGEIKGLAMLYNPLKEAIKRKIKLPLYYTGAEENVKISQEGEATKNYELDRSYHVELEVEIPAEGYSWLAVE is encoded by the coding sequence ATGAAGCATAAGAATATTTTATTTAGTATATTGTTTTTAACAGTAGGCATATGCACCTATGAAGTCAGCGAGGGAAAGAAAAGAGAGATTATTTCAGATAGTGATTGGCTGCTCTCGTTGTCAGACCATAAATCAACTGCAGTAAAAAGTGCCGATAACAAAGATCTAATCATCCAAAATGGCTTATTAAAGCGGGTGTTTCGCTTGGCTCCAAATGTGGTTTGCTATGATTACACGAACATGGTTACAGGACAGCAGCTTATCAGAGCCGTAAAACCTGAAGCTAGGATACAGATCAACGGAGAATGGTATGATATCGGTGGACTGAACGGACAAAAGGAAAATGCGTATTTCTTACCCGAGTGGTTAGATGAGCTCACGGCAAATACGAATAGTTTTAAGTTTGAGGATTATAAAATAGCTGATCTAAAGCCTTTACTTCCCTGGAAGGCTGATAAATGGTGGGCAACAAATACGCAGGCAGCGAAAGGGAAGGAAGTGGTTTTCGAGTACAGCGCTCCGAAGGCATTATTACCAGGCTTGAAAGTAAAGGTGCATTATGCTATCTATGATGGTTTGCCGTTGCTATCGAAATGGATAACAGTGGATAATCAGACCGGGGCATCGATAAAGATTAACCAGATTATTCACGAACAACTGGCGGTAGTAGAGGAGGAAAGTGCCGTAGTGGGCGATGTGCAGGACATGTATAAGCAGCACGGCATTTACGTAGAAAGCAATTTTGCCTTTAATAATGCCATGCGCTATCATCTGAGTGATCAAACTACGCATTGGAAAAGAGATACTACCTATACTTCTCAAGTGAACTATGATCTGAATACCCCTGCCTTATTGGAGATCTATCCGGAAAAAGGCGTGGGTGTAGAGCTTGTTGCCGAAGAGCAATTAACTTCGATACGAACCTGGGAATTATTGATGGATAGTTATGATCGGGAAAGAAGGGGCCTGGCTATCCGCAAAATGTATCGTACTATTGCGCCATGGACGACTGCCAATCCGATATTTATGCACTTGGTAAGCAAGAACGATGAACAGGTGAAAACAGCTGTCGATCAATGTGCCCAAACGGGTTATGAGGCTGTGATATTAAGTTTTGGAAGTCATATTGATATGGAGGACACTACGGCTGAAAATATAGCTCGATGGAGAAACCTGGCCGATTATGCGCATCAACAAGGCGTGAAGATTGGGGGATATTCGTTATTCAGCTCCCGGAAAATCAGTGAAAAGCATGATGTGATTAATCCAAAGACAGGTAAAACCGGAGGTGCGTTCTTTGATAATGCACCTTGTTTTGGCAGTGAGTGGGGGATAGCTTATAGTCAGAAAATCAAAACATTCTTCAAAAAAACAGGGTTCGATATCTGGGAAAATGACGGACCATATCCGGGAGATCAATGTGCCTCTACTACACACCCCGGCCATCAAGGGCTTGACGACAGTCAGTGGAAACAGCTTGCCATGCAGAAGGATCTGTATCACTGGTTAAACGAAAGGGGCGTTTATATTAATGCGCCCGACTGGTATTTCCTCGATGGATCGAACAAGATAGCATTGGGATATAGGGAGGTGAACTTTGCGCTGCCGCGTGAAAATCAGCAGCTATTAAATAGGCAAAATATATATGATGGGACATGGGAACAGACACCGGCTATGGGTTGGGGCTTTGTGCCCTTGACGGCCTACCATGGTGGCGGCCCGGAAGCGGTTTTAGAACCTTTAGCAGATCATCTGGACGATTATAAACAATTGATGATGCAATATTATGGTGCGGGGATACAAGCCTGTTACCGGGGCCCTCGCTTGTATGATACCGAAGAAACCAAAGAAACCGTAGTCGAAGTAATCAATTGGTATAAGCAGTACCGGGAAATATTAAATGCGGATATCATTCATCTGAGGCGCGCAGACGGTAGAGATTGGGATGGCATTTTTCACGTAAACCCGAACGGCGAAATAAAGGGATTAGCGATGCTTTATAATCCCTTAAAGGAAGCGATTAAAAGGAAAATAAAGTTGCCCTTATACTATACGGGAGCGGAAGAAAATGTTAAGATCAGCCAAGAGGGAGAAGCAACGAAAAACTATGAGTTGGATCGAAGTTACCATGTGGAGCTGGAAGTGGAAATCCCGGCCGAAGGATATTCCTGGTTGGCAGTGGAATAA
- a CDS encoding PDZ domain-containing protein: MNTLCYRTTKYLLCCLILVTCTVICNGQTKQLLYVSTTGDDRNNGSKEAPFANPLAAKKAIAVLKKSGYTGSIELIIEEGTYYLDQPMLFSAEESGEREHPYIIRAAEGHQVVFSAGVPLDLSWQKHDEKIWKAAVPAGISFETLFANGRQLIRARYPNYDFNILPFNGYSADAISQERTKNWKNPVEAYIHALHSGRWGGFHYKVVGRRDNGTLQLTGGQQNNRPSPMHETYRYVENVFEELDSPQEWYLDTAARTLYYYPAPEEDPGKLHFEVSQLENIITLEGSEQDPIHDIIIEGIHFMHTAPTFMKTAEPLLRSDWTIYRQGAVKIEGAERCKIRNADFSALGGNAIFVSKYNRAIDISGNLIENIGAGAINVVGSEKAVRSPAFRYEDTVPLAEMDTISGPQTIQYPSAVTISDNLIRNIGRIEKQVAGVQIAMASEISVIHNTIYNVPRAGINIGDGTWGGHLLAHNDVFKTVLETSDHGAFNSWGRDRFWHPDRAAMDTIAAQHPTWVTLDAIKTTVIRNNRFQCDHGWDIDLDDGSTNYAIYNNLCLSGGLKLREGFFRTVYNNVIVNNGFHPHVWFKNSHDVFRNNLVMQAHQDIQVNYWGDTIDYNLYIDTASLQEDKKKGIEAHSIVIAPSFIDPASGDFRLKDTTQSYFTNFDMHIFGVTNPRLRKIAEQPSIPRLLTQVASNRNETFVWEKSTFKNIETLGEQSAAGLPNIAGVLLIGIPKNSPLYKSGLKVGDVIVNCEGKQVDNFHELLRILENSQYKESLKISIYRNQQIQPVEVQR; this comes from the coding sequence ATGAATACACTATGCTATCGAACAACCAAATATTTACTTTGCTGTTTAATATTGGTAACCTGCACGGTTATCTGTAATGGGCAAACGAAGCAATTGTTATATGTTTCAACAACAGGTGACGACCGGAACAATGGTAGTAAAGAAGCTCCCTTTGCCAACCCCTTAGCTGCTAAAAAAGCCATAGCTGTGCTCAAAAAAAGCGGTTATACCGGAAGCATTGAATTAATTATTGAAGAAGGCACCTATTATTTAGATCAGCCAATGCTGTTTTCCGCCGAAGAGTCCGGAGAAAGAGAGCACCCGTATATCATTCGTGCTGCCGAAGGTCATCAAGTGGTTTTCAGCGCGGGTGTTCCCCTTGATCTTTCTTGGCAAAAACATGATGAAAAAATTTGGAAAGCAGCAGTTCCTGCAGGAATATCCTTTGAAACCCTGTTTGCCAATGGCAGACAGCTCATCCGCGCCCGCTATCCCAATTACGATTTCAATATTTTACCATTTAATGGTTATTCGGCTGATGCCATCAGTCAGGAAAGGACAAAAAATTGGAAAAATCCGGTAGAGGCATATATACATGCCCTCCACTCAGGACGCTGGGGTGGTTTCCATTATAAGGTAGTTGGTCGACGCGACAATGGAACACTTCAATTGACGGGCGGGCAACAAAATAATCGGCCCAGCCCTATGCATGAGACGTACCGTTATGTAGAAAATGTTTTTGAAGAATTGGATAGTCCGCAAGAGTGGTATCTTGATACCGCAGCCCGCACCCTTTATTACTACCCTGCTCCGGAAGAAGATCCAGGAAAGTTACATTTTGAAGTATCACAGTTAGAAAATATCATCACGTTGGAAGGTAGTGAACAGGATCCTATCCACGATATAATCATAGAAGGAATTCATTTTATGCATACGGCACCAACTTTTATGAAGACAGCAGAACCTTTACTTCGGAGCGACTGGACAATCTACCGTCAAGGAGCGGTGAAGATAGAGGGAGCGGAGCGATGTAAAATACGTAATGCTGATTTTAGTGCGCTTGGTGGCAACGCTATCTTTGTGAGCAAGTATAATCGTGCGATCGACATTAGCGGTAACCTTATAGAAAATATCGGTGCCGGCGCGATCAATGTTGTGGGCAGCGAAAAAGCAGTACGCTCTCCGGCGTTCCGCTATGAAGACACGGTTCCTTTGGCTGAAATGGACACCATTAGCGGACCTCAAACGATTCAATACCCAAGTGCCGTTACCATATCCGATAATCTTATACGAAACATTGGACGTATAGAAAAACAAGTAGCTGGCGTACAAATAGCTATGGCCAGCGAGATAAGTGTAATTCATAACACCATTTACAATGTACCGCGTGCAGGCATTAACATCGGTGACGGCACCTGGGGCGGCCATTTATTGGCACACAATGATGTCTTTAAAACCGTGTTGGAAACCAGTGATCACGGTGCATTTAATTCATGGGGCAGAGATCGCTTTTGGCATCCTGACCGGGCAGCTATGGATACGATCGCAGCGCAACATCCTACATGGGTAACTTTGGATGCCATTAAAACCACCGTTATTCGAAATAACCGTTTCCAATGCGATCATGGATGGGATATAGATCTGGACGATGGCTCTACCAATTATGCCATATACAATAACTTATGTCTTAGCGGGGGCTTAAAGTTACGAGAAGGCTTCTTTAGAACCGTATATAACAATGTCATCGTAAATAATGGCTTTCATCCTCATGTCTGGTTTAAAAACAGTCATGACGTATTCAGAAATAACCTGGTTATGCAAGCACACCAGGACATCCAGGTGAATTATTGGGGTGATACTATTGATTATAATCTCTATATAGATACTGCCAGCCTCCAAGAAGATAAAAAGAAGGGTATTGAAGCCCATAGTATAGTGATTGCGCCTTCCTTTATCGATCCAGCATCTGGCGATTTCCGCCTTAAAGACACCACACAGTCATACTTTACCAACTTTGATATGCATATTTTTGGAGTTACCAATCCGAGATTAAGAAAAATAGCCGAACAACCGTCAATTCCCAGATTGTTAACACAAGTAGCCAGTAACAGAAACGAAACTTTCGTGTGGGAAAAAAGTACGTTCAAAAATATTGAAACACTGGGAGAACAGTCTGCTGCTGGGCTACCAAACATTGCCGGGGTTTTACTTATAGGTATTCCCAAAAATTCCCCATTATATAAAAGTGGGTTAAAAGTCGGAGATGTGATCGTCAACTGCGAAGGTAAACAGGTCGACAACTTTCATGAGTTATTAAGAATATTGGAGAATAGCCAGTATAAAGAATCCTTGAAAATTAGCATCTATCGTAATCAGCAGATACAACCAGTAGAAGTACAACGCTAA
- a CDS encoding c-type cytochrome domain-containing protein, which yields MVVLTVFDFIGSLHPVLVHLPIGILLLGCFFQLLTSHKRFAIVQSTIPLIYLLGAIGAVFSSISGYMLSQSEDYDPTIVNIHQWLGISVAAVSLTLYFIYKVVLKKIWRQLMAVSLAILITLAGHYGGTLTHGSDYLTAALKSEQRKEAIPIIANVQEAVVYSDIVQPLLQNRCYSCHGSEKQKGKLRLDTRDFMLKGGEEGVALVPGNVEESEMIRRLLLPVSNEYHMPPKEKPQLTEKEVKLLEWWIRSGADIHKKVGDFPQQDDVADILLDLEQEVETDQTVEPSSMLSQEVPEADASVIEELRQEGVVLLPIVNNSNYLSASFVTAEVTTDLLEKLVLLKRQLVYLDLSYASIDDEAIAVAANFDNLLRINLSNTAISDAGLQYLSKLKHLKYINLVRTKVTAQGVIALKNMPDLKNVYLYESAVDKKDSSALNEALGMVNIDFGGYEVPTLMSDTSEVKIP from the coding sequence ATGGTGGTTTTAACAGTATTTGATTTTATAGGTAGCCTTCATCCCGTACTGGTTCATCTTCCGATTGGCATATTGCTTTTGGGATGTTTTTTTCAGCTTCTTACCTCTCATAAGCGGTTTGCCATAGTCCAATCAACCATTCCATTAATCTATCTGTTAGGTGCTATAGGGGCAGTTTTTTCGTCGATAAGCGGCTACATGTTGTCGCAAAGTGAAGATTATGACCCAACCATAGTAAATATACACCAATGGTTGGGGATCAGTGTGGCTGCCGTTTCCTTGACTCTTTACTTTATCTACAAGGTAGTGTTAAAAAAAATATGGCGCCAATTGATGGCCGTATCGCTAGCAATACTGATTACCTTGGCCGGACATTATGGCGGAACATTAACCCATGGTTCGGATTACTTAACTGCCGCACTGAAAAGTGAACAGAGAAAAGAGGCTATTCCAATAATTGCCAATGTACAGGAAGCAGTGGTTTATAGCGATATTGTACAACCTTTATTGCAAAATAGATGCTACAGCTGTCATGGCTCCGAAAAACAAAAAGGAAAGCTGCGCCTAGACACGCGGGATTTTATGCTGAAGGGCGGTGAAGAAGGTGTTGCGTTGGTGCCGGGTAACGTAGAAGAAAGTGAAATGATAAGGCGGTTGCTTCTGCCTGTCTCGAATGAATACCATATGCCTCCAAAAGAAAAGCCTCAGTTGACTGAAAAGGAGGTTAAATTATTAGAGTGGTGGATACGTTCGGGTGCTGATATCCACAAGAAAGTAGGTGATTTTCCACAGCAGGATGACGTTGCAGATATACTGCTAGATCTAGAACAAGAAGTGGAAACTGACCAGACGGTTGAGCCATCATCAATGCTATCGCAAGAAGTTCCAGAGGCCGATGCCAGTGTTATAGAGGAGTTGAGGCAGGAGGGCGTAGTGCTCCTTCCAATAGTTAACAATAGTAATTATTTATCGGCTAGTTTTGTAACGGCAGAGGTGACCACGGATCTGCTCGAGAAATTGGTTTTGTTAAAACGGCAGTTGGTTTATTTAGATTTGTCGTACGCATCGATAGATGATGAGGCAATAGCGGTTGCAGCAAATTTTGACAACCTGCTGCGTATTAATCTGAGTAACACCGCTATCTCAGATGCTGGTTTGCAATACCTCAGCAAACTGAAACACTTGAAGTATATCAATCTTGTAAGAACCAAAGTAACGGCTCAGGGTGTAATTGCCCTAAAAAATATGCCTGATTTGAAGAACGTCTACCTTTACGAATCGGCAGTAGATAAAAAAGACTCAAGTGCATTAAACGAGGCTCTTGGAATGGTAAATATTGACTTTGGAGGTTACGAGGTTCCTACATTAATGTCAGATACATCAGAAGTAAAAATTCCTTAA
- a CDS encoding sugar phosphate isomerase/epimerase: MSLNRRLFLERTAIAATGGLLGPFGKLMAHGKHQPVPVFAQTGFELLFMATNWGFGGTIADFCAQAKQAGYDGVELWWPGDNEVARKELFTALKRHNLQVGFLCGGSGDDVDDHFEKFVQSVDASLQNNDQKPIYINCHSGSDFFNYEQNVRFIDYTTEKAKTSGIPIYHETHRGRMLYTAPVTQQFISQKPDLRLTLDISHWCVVHESLLANQNEVINKCLERVDHIHSRVGHAEGPQVGDPRAPEWQEALQAHLAWWDKVLAYKKRDGKRMTILTEFGPPDYLPTLPYTRQPVANQWDINVYMMEMLRERYG; this comes from the coding sequence ATGTCCTTGAATAGAAGACTATTTTTAGAAAGAACAGCAATAGCTGCTACTGGGGGGCTACTGGGGCCCTTTGGTAAATTGATGGCCCATGGAAAGCACCAACCTGTGCCGGTTTTTGCACAAACAGGATTTGAATTACTGTTTATGGCGACCAATTGGGGCTTCGGTGGAACGATAGCAGACTTTTGTGCCCAAGCCAAACAAGCGGGCTATGATGGTGTGGAGCTTTGGTGGCCAGGGGATAACGAGGTAGCCCGTAAAGAACTTTTTACTGCCTTAAAAAGGCATAACCTACAGGTTGGTTTTCTTTGTGGAGGTAGTGGCGATGACGTGGATGACCATTTTGAAAAATTCGTACAAAGTGTAGATGCTTCTTTACAGAACAACGATCAAAAACCGATTTATATCAACTGCCATTCGGGAAGTGATTTTTTTAATTATGAACAAAATGTACGTTTTATTGACTACACTACCGAAAAGGCAAAAACAAGTGGTATTCCAATTTATCACGAGACGCACCGAGGTAGGATGCTTTATACGGCTCCCGTTACCCAACAATTTATCAGTCAAAAACCAGATTTACGTTTAACTTTGGATATTTCACATTGGTGTGTAGTTCATGAAAGTTTACTGGCCAATCAGAACGAAGTCATCAATAAATGTTTGGAACGGGTAGATCATATCCATTCAAGGGTAGGGCATGCCGAAGGACCTCAGGTAGGAGACCCACGGGCACCGGAATGGCAGGAGGCTTTGCAAGCACATTTAGCTTGGTGGGATAAAGTGCTGGCATATAAAAAGCGAGACGGAAAACGGATGACGATATTGACCGAATTTGGACCACCTGACTATCTACCAACCTTACCTTATACAAGGCAGCCGGTAGCCAATCAATGGGATATTAATGTTTATATGATGGAGATGCTCCGCGAACGTTATGGATAA
- a CDS encoding DUF1501 domain-containing protein, whose amino-acid sequence MTRDELNLHRLVREARQAQLKAFTRRHFIKESAMGLGALAIGSFLGSCGSKPKGGNPVVFDPAKPLLPKAPPFLGKAKSVIYLHMAGAPSQLELFDYKPELEKMDGQDCPQSLLAGKKFAFITGVPKMLGPQAKFAQYGESRAWVSDNLPHFSTIVDEVTFLKAVTTDQFNHAPAQLLMHTGSARLGNPSIGSWVTYGLGTENQNLPGFVVLTSGGSFPDAGKSIWGSGFLPSVYQGVQCRSEGDPVLFIKDPEGMGRDLRKASIDAINAANEQEYAHYNDPEILSRISQYEMAYRMQIAAPEVMNIEDEPPYIHEMYGTQPGKACFANNVLLARKLVEKGVRFIQLFDWGWDAHGDLPQNSLNIGLKNKCRSIDKPITALILDLKQRGLLDDTLVVWGGEFGRTPMLENRNGVKNPYNGRDHHTEAFTMWMAGGGVKKGFTYGETDEIGYSAIRGKVDPFDIQATILNQLGFDHEQFTYTFQGRPFRLTDVAGNVIHDVIA is encoded by the coding sequence ATGACAAGAGATGAATTAAACCTACATCGGCTAGTTCGTGAAGCACGGCAAGCACAACTTAAAGCATTTACTCGGAGACACTTTATAAAAGAAAGTGCAATGGGTTTAGGTGCTTTAGCTATCGGTTCATTCTTAGGAAGCTGCGGCAGTAAACCAAAAGGGGGAAATCCGGTAGTTTTTGATCCGGCAAAACCGCTCTTGCCAAAAGCACCACCTTTCTTGGGAAAAGCAAAGAGTGTTATTTATTTGCATATGGCGGGAGCGCCATCTCAGTTGGAATTGTTTGACTATAAACCTGAGCTGGAAAAAATGGACGGGCAAGACTGTCCGCAATCACTTTTAGCGGGGAAGAAGTTCGCCTTTATTACCGGCGTACCCAAGATGCTGGGGCCACAAGCGAAATTTGCCCAATATGGGGAAAGCCGTGCATGGGTAAGCGACAATTTACCTCATTTTTCTACCATAGTAGATGAGGTGACCTTTCTTAAGGCCGTCACAACAGATCAGTTTAACCACGCTCCCGCACAGTTGTTAATGCATACGGGCAGTGCGCGTTTGGGCAATCCTAGTATAGGAAGTTGGGTGACTTATGGTCTGGGTACAGAAAATCAGAATTTACCGGGTTTCGTGGTGCTTACCAGTGGTGGGAGTTTTCCTGATGCCGGTAAAAGTATATGGGGAAGTGGCTTTCTGCCGTCTGTCTATCAGGGTGTGCAGTGTAGGAGTGAAGGTGATCCCGTGTTGTTTATAAAAGATCCTGAAGGAATGGGCCGTGACTTACGCAAGGCATCAATAGATGCAATCAATGCGGCTAATGAACAAGAATATGCTCATTATAATGACCCGGAGATCTTATCGCGTATATCGCAATATGAAATGGCTTACCGTATGCAAATTGCCGCTCCGGAGGTGATGAATATTGAAGACGAGCCACCCTATATTCATGAAATGTACGGTACCCAGCCCGGTAAAGCGTGTTTTGCCAACAACGTACTGCTCGCTAGAAAACTGGTTGAAAAGGGAGTAAGGTTTATTCAACTCTTTGATTGGGGCTGGGATGCACATGGAGACCTGCCGCAAAATTCGCTCAATATCGGTTTGAAGAATAAGTGCAGAAGTATTGATAAGCCCATAACCGCATTGATTTTAGATCTGAAACAGCGGGGATTGCTAGATGATACCCTAGTAGTATGGGGTGGAGAGTTTGGTCGCACGCCAATGCTTGAAAACAGAAATGGCGTAAAAAATCCATACAACGGCAGAGACCATCATACAGAGGCTTTTACGATGTGGATGGCCGGAGGAGGCGTGAAAAAGGGATTTACCTATGGGGAGACAGATGAAATTGGTTATAGTGCTATTCGAGGGAAAGTAGATCCTTTTGATATACAGGCCACTATATTAAATCAGTTAGGTTTCGATCATGAACAGTTTACCTATACTTTTCAGGGTAGACCTTTTCGATTGACAGACGTAGCGGGAAATGTAATTCATGATGTTATAGCTTAA